From a region of the Teredinibacter turnerae genome:
- a CDS encoding glycoside hydrolase family 28 protein: protein MKPITRRQLLQATAAFSLPGCHTLSSLRAPADWAYAQTIDTAVQPPVFPENQFDIRQYGAVADGQSSSTGAINNAIVACHKAGGGRVLVPAGDYLTGAVHLLSNVELHLAENARLRFSRDPNDYLPAVFTRWEGVEYMGYSPLIYAYQAENIGITGTGVLDGGASEVHWWPWKGTSEWARPGFPSQDKSRAQLFAQTEAGVPPRQRHYSEGHYLRPPFIQPYQCRNVLLEDVTIVNAPFWLVHPVLCDNVTVRRLHLQSLGPNSDGCNPESCRNVLIEQCFFDTGDDCIAIKSGRNADGRRLNIPSENIVIRDCDMRAGHGGVVIGSEISGGVRNVYAHDNRMSSPDLERGFRIKTNSVRGGVIENIYLRDTQIGQVKDAIVINFHYEEGDAGKFDPTVRNIYLDNISCEHAQQVFQIRGFDRAPIKHLSITNSTFNRARSAGVIEYVDGLTLSDVSVNGKPYGAPT, encoded by the coding sequence ATGAAACCAATAACTCGCCGCCAACTGCTTCAGGCAACCGCTGCATTCAGCTTGCCGGGTTGTCACACTCTGTCGTCATTGCGGGCCCCCGCCGATTGGGCGTACGCGCAAACCATTGACACCGCAGTTCAACCCCCGGTATTTCCGGAAAACCAATTCGATATTCGACAGTACGGCGCGGTTGCCGATGGACAATCCAGCAGCACAGGTGCCATAAATAACGCCATTGTCGCGTGCCACAAGGCGGGAGGAGGACGCGTGCTGGTGCCCGCCGGGGACTATCTGACGGGTGCCGTTCACCTGCTGTCCAACGTGGAGCTCCACCTGGCCGAAAACGCCCGGCTTCGCTTTAGCCGAGACCCAAATGACTATCTGCCAGCCGTTTTTACACGATGGGAAGGGGTCGAATACATGGGCTATTCGCCGTTGATTTATGCCTACCAGGCGGAAAACATCGGCATTACCGGTACAGGCGTTCTTGATGGCGGTGCCAGCGAAGTGCACTGGTGGCCATGGAAGGGTACAAGCGAGTGGGCGCGCCCCGGTTTTCCATCACAGGACAAGAGCCGCGCCCAGTTGTTTGCACAGACGGAAGCCGGCGTCCCACCTCGGCAACGCCATTACAGCGAGGGGCACTATCTGCGCCCACCGTTTATCCAGCCTTACCAGTGCCGCAATGTGTTATTGGAAGATGTCACCATCGTCAATGCGCCCTTCTGGCTGGTGCATCCAGTCTTGTGTGACAACGTCACTGTCCGCCGCCTGCACCTACAAAGTCTCGGCCCCAATTCTGACGGGTGCAACCCGGAAAGCTGCCGCAACGTACTAATAGAGCAGTGTTTTTTCGATACTGGTGATGACTGTATTGCCATCAAGTCCGGGCGCAATGCCGACGGGCGACGACTGAATATCCCCAGTGAAAACATCGTGATACGCGATTGTGACATGCGCGCTGGCCACGGCGGAGTGGTTATTGGCAGTGAGATTTCCGGCGGTGTTCGCAACGTTTATGCGCACGATAACCGAATGAGCAGTCCAGACCTGGAGCGCGGCTTCCGTATAAAAACCAACTCTGTCAGGGGCGGAGTAATCGAGAACATCTACCTGCGCGACACCCAAATTGGTCAGGTAAAAGATGCCATCGTGATAAATTTTCATTACGAAGAAGGCGACGCCGGTAAATTCGACCCGACAGTGCGCAATATCTACCTGGACAATATCAGCTGCGAGCACGCCCAACAGGTATTCCAGATTCGCGGATTTGACCGCGCTCCCATAAAACACCTCTCGATCACCAATTCAACATTCAACCGTGCGCGCAGCGCAGGTGTTATCGAATATGTCGACGGACTGACCCTGTCGGACGTATCAGTGAATGGCAAACCCTATGGTGCGCCGACATGA
- a CDS encoding amidohydrolase family protein produces MIDTHAHLLTNTQLREIFPPGTALPGDISLAELVRLGNVCGVEKFITVQSQESEEDTETLLCNAVVHAQVVGVIGWLNLTANNAVNQLNQWLTDYPDYLLGIRPMLQHMKDENWILQPGCSPALREMSRQQLCFEALVYPRHLKALTTLADRYPELTIVVNHAAKPNIAADEFNIWYRQITDLALRSNVVCKYSGLFTEANRNSKISLDAQIQPYSRVLCDTFGEDRLLWGSDWPVLTAAAEYIHWHHAAKIQIKRYLGQNAVEKIFGGNAVKLYPIRAGIQNHHPLPSQSAYHQV; encoded by the coding sequence ATGATCGACACCCACGCACATCTGCTGACCAATACGCAACTGCGAGAAATATTTCCGCCGGGAACCGCGCTTCCCGGCGACATTTCGCTAGCCGAATTGGTCAGGCTTGGTAATGTCTGCGGCGTGGAAAAATTTATCACCGTGCAATCACAGGAAAGTGAGGAGGATACAGAAACCCTGCTCTGCAATGCGGTGGTACACGCTCAGGTGGTCGGCGTTATCGGCTGGCTGAATCTGACAGCCAATAACGCCGTGAATCAACTCAACCAGTGGCTAACAGACTACCCGGATTACCTGCTAGGTATTCGGCCAATGCTTCAGCACATGAAAGATGAAAACTGGATATTGCAACCCGGCTGTAGCCCCGCGCTGCGCGAAATGAGTCGGCAGCAACTCTGCTTCGAAGCCCTGGTGTACCCCCGTCACCTGAAAGCGCTCACCACCCTCGCGGATCGCTATCCAGAACTCACTATTGTTGTAAACCATGCCGCGAAACCAAATATCGCAGCGGACGAATTCAACATCTGGTATCGACAAATCACAGATTTAGCTCTACGCTCCAATGTCGTATGCAAGTATTCCGGGCTGTTCACAGAGGCGAACCGCAATTCCAAAATCTCTCTGGACGCCCAGATCCAACCCTACAGCCGCGTACTCTGCGATACTTTTGGCGAAGATCGTTTGCTGTGGGGGAGCGACTGGCCGGTGCTGACGGCAGCGGCAGAATATATTCACTGGCACCACGCAGCAAAAATACAGATAAAACGATACCTGGGGCAAAATGCGGTAGAGAAAATTTTCGGTGGCAATGCAGTAAAGCTCTACCCCATTCGTGCTGGAATACAGAACCATCATCCACTCCCGAGCCAATCTGCCTATCATCAGGTGTAA
- a CDS encoding UxaA family hydrolase has protein sequence MNKTLRLDSADNVAVALTDLQPGELVSPPMVPAQGADTAVPPTMLEIRERVPVMHKVSVAAISRGDVITKFGQVIGVAAVDIPPGSHVHDHNCVLDNLPANFGSNADAVEPEVPATPASQRFFRGFRRVNGRVGTRNFIGILTSVNCSATVAKQIAAAFSHPAALQDYPNVDGVIALTHESGCGMRAAGEGFDALTRTLEGYVTHPNFGGVLMVGLGCETMQVQGFLSRAGLQDSATFSSFNIQEVGGTRAAIEKGVERVKTLLAAVNTQSRQECPLAELTLAVQCGGSDGFSGITANPALGVAADLLVQHGGNVIYSETPEIFGAEHLLKARAVSADVADKLSARIDWWQAYTRANGFELNNNPSPGNKAGGLSTILEKSLGAQAKGGTSPLTDVLLYAEQRKTRGLVFMDSPGYDPVSVTGQVASGANIIGFTTGRGSAFGFKPVPCFKLSSNTRVFDFMNDDIDINCGTIIDGEQTLAEVGAAIFEAIIAIASGEQTKSEALGYGDSEFCPWKIGAVV, from the coding sequence GTGAATAAAACACTGCGGTTAGACAGCGCCGATAACGTCGCTGTTGCGTTGACCGATTTACAGCCGGGCGAACTTGTGTCGCCGCCTATGGTACCCGCACAAGGCGCTGATACTGCTGTACCGCCGACTATGTTGGAGATTCGTGAAAGGGTTCCGGTGATGCACAAGGTGTCTGTTGCGGCTATCAGCCGCGGCGATGTGATCACCAAATTTGGCCAGGTTATTGGTGTGGCGGCAGTTGATATTCCGCCCGGCAGCCATGTGCATGATCACAACTGTGTGTTGGATAATTTGCCTGCAAACTTTGGCTCCAATGCGGATGCCGTTGAGCCGGAGGTTCCAGCAACACCCGCGAGTCAACGTTTTTTTCGCGGTTTTCGCCGTGTGAACGGCCGTGTCGGCACGCGTAATTTCATTGGTATCCTCACGTCGGTAAATTGCTCTGCAACCGTTGCAAAACAAATTGCTGCAGCTTTTTCGCACCCGGCCGCATTACAGGATTACCCCAACGTGGATGGCGTTATCGCCCTAACTCACGAGTCAGGGTGTGGTATGCGCGCTGCTGGCGAAGGGTTCGATGCGCTCACCCGCACCTTGGAAGGCTATGTTACCCACCCAAATTTTGGCGGCGTACTTATGGTGGGTTTGGGCTGTGAAACCATGCAGGTACAAGGGTTTTTATCCCGTGCAGGGTTACAGGATTCCGCGACCTTCAGTAGTTTTAATATTCAGGAAGTGGGTGGGACCCGCGCGGCGATAGAAAAGGGTGTCGAGCGCGTTAAAACGCTGCTGGCGGCAGTCAATACGCAATCCCGGCAAGAGTGTCCCCTGGCTGAGTTAACCTTGGCTGTGCAGTGCGGTGGCTCCGACGGTTTTTCCGGTATTACTGCGAACCCCGCATTGGGTGTAGCGGCAGATCTTCTCGTTCAGCATGGCGGCAATGTAATTTATTCGGAGACACCAGAAATATTCGGCGCCGAACATCTGCTTAAAGCGCGTGCAGTTAGTGCTGACGTTGCGGATAAACTCAGTGCGCGAATCGACTGGTGGCAAGCATATACGCGTGCGAATGGCTTTGAACTTAACAACAATCCCTCGCCAGGGAACAAAGCGGGCGGACTCAGTACCATCCTGGAAAAGTCATTGGGCGCGCAGGCGAAAGGCGGCACTTCGCCGCTCACTGATGTGCTGCTTTACGCCGAGCAGCGTAAAACCCGAGGTTTGGTTTTTATGGATAGCCCAGGGTACGACCCGGTGTCTGTGACTGGCCAGGTTGCCTCCGGCGCGAACATTATCGGGTTTACTACGGGGCGTGGCTCCGCATTTGGTTTTAAGCCTGTTCCCTGCTTTAAGCTGAGCAGTAACACCCGCGTATTCGATTTCATGAATGACGATATCGATATTAATTGCGGGACTATTATTGACGGCGAACAAACGCTTGCGGAGGTTGGGGCAGCGATCTTTGAAGCAATTATTGCGATCGCCTCGGGCGAACAAACAAAAAGTGAAGCACTGGGTTACGGTGACAGCGAGTTCTGTCCTTGGAAGATTGGCGCGGTGGTTTAG
- a CDS encoding IclR family transcriptional regulator, whose product MTKAPKTDDERRYKAPALAKGLDILELLALERAPLSNTQMASKLGRSISELFRMVVTLEERGYIEQQTDGFVLTNKLFSLGLAQTRVRNLIETSLAEMKNLADKVGQSCHLTVCSNGQIVVVSRVENPRDLGFSVRIGYRRPLAESTSGAVLCAFHPMETKQKILAELALNEDQEREFLMRILKVEQDGYAIRASDFVEGVTDISVPILENTEAVAALTVPHVQCKPELATIKGTLEAVKLAVSNIATLMNTERR is encoded by the coding sequence ATGACCAAAGCGCCTAAAACCGATGACGAACGCCGCTACAAAGCCCCAGCGCTGGCCAAAGGTCTGGACATACTTGAGCTGCTGGCACTGGAACGCGCGCCGTTAAGCAACACCCAAATGGCAAGCAAACTTGGCCGTTCTATTAGCGAACTCTTCCGCATGGTAGTCACCCTGGAGGAACGCGGTTATATCGAACAACAAACAGATGGCTTTGTACTCACAAATAAGCTTTTTTCTTTAGGGCTTGCACAAACGCGCGTTCGTAATCTCATTGAAACGTCACTGGCAGAAATGAAAAATCTCGCCGACAAGGTCGGTCAATCCTGCCATCTCACAGTCTGTTCGAACGGACAAATTGTTGTAGTCTCCCGTGTAGAAAATCCTCGTGATCTCGGTTTTTCTGTCCGCATCGGCTACCGGCGCCCCCTCGCAGAGTCCACCTCAGGTGCGGTGCTCTGCGCTTTTCACCCCATGGAAACCAAACAGAAAATCCTTGCTGAGCTTGCCCTAAATGAAGATCAGGAACGTGAATTTTTAATGCGGATCTTAAAAGTCGAACAGGATGGATACGCCATTCGCGCCAGCGACTTTGTCGAAGGCGTTACCGATATTTCAGTACCTATTCTTGAAAATACCGAAGCCGTCGCCGCACTTACCGTGCCGCACGTTCAATGCAAGCCCGAATTGGCGACCATTAAGGGAACACTGGAAGCCGTCAAACTGGCGGTCAGTAATATCGCTACGCTGATGAATACGGAACGCCGCTAA
- a CDS encoding aldo/keto reductase → MLAAVNSGLQFIDTAPFYGFGISEKRIGDALQMAGSSDIPIATKVGRILQPTDERLPQSRDSFFSSSPYHAKFDYSFNGIIESFKTSCERLKRSTIDLVLVHDLDKVTHPNAFAQHRDSWRQGGFQALQELKSAGKIGATGLGTKDVGSALEIVQDTAPDYLLIAGRYTLLDTSAENSLFPVCAAKGIKIISAAPFNSGILANEQGKRSDFYEYTLAPPAILEKVKQLEHLCKEWNIPLPAAALQFPMQHPLVETVVAGFRSEVELTDGVRLSNMEIPDAFWESLRALHHRWN, encoded by the coding sequence ATCCTCGCAGCGGTAAATTCTGGTCTACAGTTTATTGATACCGCGCCATTTTATGGGTTCGGTATTAGTGAAAAACGTATTGGCGATGCGCTGCAAATGGCAGGATCTTCCGATATACCGATAGCAACGAAAGTTGGCCGCATTTTGCAACCGACAGACGAGAGACTCCCTCAAAGCAGAGACAGTTTTTTTAGCAGCTCACCTTACCACGCCAAATTTGATTACTCATTTAACGGCATAATAGAGTCTTTCAAAACCAGCTGTGAGCGATTGAAGCGCTCGACTATTGACTTGGTACTTGTCCACGATCTCGACAAAGTAACCCATCCAAACGCGTTTGCTCAGCACCGGGATTCCTGGCGGCAGGGCGGATTTCAGGCGCTGCAAGAACTCAAATCTGCGGGAAAAATCGGAGCGACAGGGCTCGGGACTAAAGATGTGGGCAGCGCGCTGGAAATAGTTCAAGATACCGCGCCAGACTACCTGCTGATTGCGGGTCGCTACACGTTACTCGATACAAGTGCTGAAAACAGTCTTTTCCCTGTGTGCGCAGCAAAGGGAATAAAAATTATCAGCGCTGCACCTTTTAATTCTGGTATTTTGGCGAACGAACAGGGTAAGCGCAGTGATTTTTATGAGTATACTTTGGCGCCGCCAGCGATACTTGAAAAAGTAAAACAGCTAGAACACCTCTGTAAGGAATGGAATATTCCGCTACCTGCAGCGGCACTGCAATTTCCGATGCAGCACCCGCTGGTTGAAACTGTTGTCGCCGGATTCCGGTCAGAAGTGGAACTGACTGACGGGGTTCGTTTATCGAACATGGAAATACCTGATGCCTTCTGGGAGTCGCTGAGAGCGCTACATCACCGCTGGAATTAA
- a CDS encoding FadR/GntR family transcriptional regulator, translating to MINITGRHAQPNRLYQRVAEELANAIRHGEYPAGSRLPAERKLAERFEISRPTVREAIIALEIAGIVEVRGGSGVYVCEETDSASNNTDLDIGPFDILEARILFEGEAAELAARQITDEEIAELREALEAMVQENDAEPICEQADENFHKLIARATKNDAVVAVCDLLWQMRNESPISARIHEKVRQSGSRPRIEEHRSVLNALARRDPEGARAAMRNHLTAVIQQLLDATEATAIEDARKSVEKDRSRFSLIDRAKALT from the coding sequence ATGATCAACATCACTGGCCGACACGCCCAGCCAAATCGACTTTACCAGCGCGTTGCGGAGGAGTTGGCCAATGCCATTCGCCACGGCGAATACCCCGCTGGCAGCCGACTACCTGCCGAACGCAAGCTGGCTGAGCGTTTTGAAATTAGCCGCCCTACCGTGCGGGAAGCGATTATTGCGTTGGAGATTGCTGGAATTGTAGAGGTACGTGGAGGCTCCGGTGTCTATGTTTGCGAGGAAACCGACTCCGCGAGCAACAACACCGACCTGGATATCGGCCCGTTTGATATTCTGGAAGCACGTATTTTGTTTGAGGGCGAAGCAGCCGAGCTCGCCGCTCGACAGATCACAGACGAGGAAATTGCCGAGTTACGTGAAGCGTTGGAAGCCATGGTGCAGGAAAACGACGCTGAGCCCATTTGTGAACAAGCCGATGAAAATTTTCACAAATTGATTGCCCGCGCAACCAAGAACGACGCGGTAGTCGCGGTATGCGACCTGTTATGGCAAATGCGAAACGAGTCGCCAATTTCAGCACGAATCCACGAAAAAGTGCGCCAATCCGGCTCCCGTCCACGAATTGAGGAACACAGAAGCGTGTTGAACGCCCTCGCCCGCCGCGATCCAGAGGGAGCCAGAGCGGCAATGCGCAACCACCTGACGGCAGTTATCCAGCAATTGCTGGACGCCACAGAAGCCACGGCTATCGAGGACGCCCGCAAGAGCGTTGAAAAAGATCGCTCGCGTTTTTCGCTGATAGATCGAGCCAAAGCGCTCACCTGA
- a CDS encoding TIM-barrel domain-containing protein, which produces MQLTHLVRSSFLCTQIALTSLLLACSQSTQLDSANNTPDLSAEVTRTEHGIIVHPYSGAAKAVRLQVFDENIIRVTSSPDDTIELPASIMVNGKPRKVPFDIKETEKAVTLQTPKMSVQITIADGKIVFTDNNGKRLQTLNSGKFGPVTRDPSGVPAGTHAISQSFSTEKSDAFYGLGQQQNGQVNLAGENLYLTTYNLIITIPFLTSSKPFAILWDNNSDSRFGDPEPAKPLFENFTLFNVKGEQGALTARYFDGDQLLLERDEKDLNYQFLSNNSIREFPLPKVTETAKDLRIEWLGSIQSNTSGTQEILMYSSGYAKLSIDNTLLLDRWRMNWNPWYHNTKVAFARDQKKSFKLEWEPGGGYMRVLSHAPSAESRKERITFSSDVAKAIDYYVVAGDSKDEQIAGYRQLTGKSVLLPRWAYGFWQSRERYKNSEEIVTAVKEYRSRKIPLDNIVLDWSYWPVDAWGSHDFDKTYFPDPSALVNQVHDLNAHIMISVWPKFYPTTDNYKALDKHGFMLNRNIEEGNKDWIYPGFLNGFYDAYNPDARALFWQQLDAKINQKGFDAWWLDAVEPDIHSNVSWNKRKELMSPNHVGTGAQVFNAYAVPHAESVYQGDRASAPDTRVFILTRSGFGGIQRTASAIWSGDTVSRWSNLHEQIAAGINTGLAGMPNWTFDIGGFTPEDRYRSFEGKSVGPYTEMDPSQLPEWQELNTRWYQLGAFLPIYRSHGQNPYREIYNIAAEGSEAYDSMVWYTQLRYRLLPYIYSQAGDMFHKDATLMRGLAMDFPTDSKAASINDAYLFGPHLLVAPISDFGKRERQVYLPKGTLWYDFYDATLYKGGRTITAEAPLSRIPLYVKAGSILVTGPKAQFAEQTANGPLTITVYTGADGEFELYEDDGESYDYEKSAWSRIPLHYDDQSKQLTIGARLGEFNGMAKERDLSIRWISAENSDSANFDKLVSQTVRYRGKPLQVTLGQ; this is translated from the coding sequence ATGCAACTGACCCATTTAGTACGCAGTAGTTTTTTATGTACCCAAATCGCGCTCACGAGCCTGTTACTCGCCTGTTCCCAGAGTACGCAGCTCGACAGCGCCAACAACACACCTGATCTGTCCGCTGAAGTGACACGCACCGAGCACGGCATTATTGTTCATCCTTACTCGGGCGCCGCTAAAGCCGTGCGACTACAGGTATTTGATGAAAATATCATTCGTGTTACCAGTTCGCCTGACGACACGATTGAGTTACCAGCCAGTATTATGGTGAATGGCAAACCAAGAAAGGTGCCGTTTGATATAAAAGAGACTGAAAAAGCGGTAACGCTGCAGACACCAAAAATGTCGGTACAGATCACAATTGCCGACGGTAAAATCGTTTTTACCGATAACAACGGCAAACGCTTGCAAACGCTCAACAGTGGCAAGTTCGGTCCGGTTACCCGCGACCCCAGCGGTGTGCCTGCCGGTACCCATGCGATATCACAATCTTTTTCAACCGAAAAATCAGACGCATTCTACGGTTTGGGGCAGCAACAAAACGGCCAGGTAAACCTGGCCGGCGAAAACCTCTACCTCACCACCTACAATTTAATTATTACGATACCGTTTCTCACCTCGTCAAAGCCGTTCGCGATCCTCTGGGATAACAACAGTGACTCGCGCTTCGGCGACCCCGAGCCAGCAAAACCCTTGTTTGAGAACTTCACGCTTTTCAACGTCAAAGGCGAACAAGGTGCGCTTACCGCCCGCTACTTCGACGGCGACCAACTGCTGCTGGAACGCGATGAAAAAGACTTAAATTATCAGTTTCTCAGCAACAACAGCATTCGTGAATTTCCACTGCCGAAGGTCACAGAAACAGCAAAAGATTTACGCATAGAATGGCTGGGCAGCATCCAAAGCAACACCAGTGGAACACAGGAAATTCTCATGTATTCCAGCGGTTATGCCAAATTAAGCATAGACAACACGCTGCTGCTTGATCGTTGGCGAATGAACTGGAACCCCTGGTACCACAACACCAAAGTGGCATTCGCCAGGGATCAAAAAAAATCCTTCAAGCTCGAATGGGAACCCGGTGGCGGTTACATGAGAGTTCTGAGCCACGCACCATCTGCAGAATCCCGCAAAGAACGAATCACCTTTAGTTCAGACGTTGCCAAAGCCATCGATTACTACGTGGTTGCAGGTGACTCCAAGGACGAGCAAATCGCCGGGTACCGACAACTCACCGGCAAATCTGTGCTTCTACCGCGTTGGGCCTACGGCTTCTGGCAAAGCCGGGAGCGTTACAAAAACAGCGAAGAAATCGTAACGGCGGTTAAAGAGTACCGAAGCAGGAAGATTCCGCTAGACAATATTGTCCTGGACTGGTCCTACTGGCCCGTCGATGCCTGGGGCAGTCATGATTTTGATAAAACGTATTTTCCAGACCCCTCCGCGCTGGTAAACCAGGTGCACGATCTCAATGCCCATATCATGATCTCCGTATGGCCCAAATTTTACCCCACAACGGATAATTACAAAGCGCTCGACAAACACGGTTTCATGCTCAACCGCAACATCGAAGAAGGTAACAAAGACTGGATTTACCCCGGTTTTCTCAACGGGTTTTATGACGCATACAATCCGGATGCACGCGCACTTTTCTGGCAGCAGTTGGATGCGAAAATTAATCAGAAAGGCTTCGACGCCTGGTGGCTGGATGCGGTGGAGCCAGACATCCACTCCAATGTTAGCTGGAACAAACGCAAGGAGCTTATGAGCCCAAACCATGTCGGCACCGGTGCTCAAGTATTTAATGCCTACGCGGTTCCCCACGCGGAAAGTGTTTACCAGGGCGATCGAGCCAGCGCACCGGACACCCGTGTGTTCATTCTCACTCGCTCAGGATTTGGCGGCATACAACGCACCGCTTCAGCGATCTGGAGCGGGGACACAGTATCGCGCTGGTCCAATCTTCACGAACAAATTGCCGCTGGGATAAATACTGGACTTGCTGGAATGCCCAACTGGACATTTGATATCGGCGGCTTTACACCGGAAGATCGCTATCGCTCGTTCGAAGGCAAAAGCGTCGGCCCCTACACCGAAATGGACCCTTCCCAGTTACCCGAATGGCAAGAGTTAAATACGCGCTGGTACCAGCTGGGCGCATTTCTTCCAATTTACCGCTCCCACGGGCAAAACCCCTACCGCGAGATTTATAACATCGCTGCCGAAGGTAGCGAAGCTTATGACTCCATGGTGTGGTACACCCAGCTGCGCTACCGTTTGCTTCCCTACATATATTCCCAAGCAGGCGATATGTTCCACAAAGATGCAACCTTGATGCGCGGTCTGGCGATGGATTTTCCAACGGATTCCAAAGCCGCATCAATTAACGACGCGTATCTTTTTGGCCCCCATTTACTGGTAGCTCCGATATCTGATTTCGGTAAGCGGGAGCGCCAGGTTTATCTGCCAAAAGGTACCCTGTGGTACGATTTTTACGATGCAACTCTGTACAAAGGCGGCCGCACGATTACAGCCGAAGCGCCCCTTAGCCGCATACCTTTATATGTGAAAGCCGGCTCCATCTTGGTAACCGGGCCCAAAGCGCAGTTCGCGGAGCAAACCGCCAATGGCCCGCTCACGATTACGGTATACACGGGTGCAGACGGCGAGTTTGAACTCTATGAGGACGACGGTGAAAGCTATGACTACGAAAAAAGCGCCTGGTCACGCATTCCCCTGCATTACGATGATCAGTCAAAGCAGCTCACAATCGGCGCGCGGCTCGGCGAGTTTAACGGCATGGCCAAAGAGCGCGACTTGAGTATTCGCTGGATCAGCGCTGAAAACTCCGATAGCGCAAACTTCGACAAGCTCGTCAGCCAAACTGTGCGCTACCGGGGCAAACCGCTCCAAGTGACATTGGGCCAATAG